GCATCTCGTGATACAGCAGGTACTCAATCGCATAGCGGGGAACATCCACACGGTCGAAGACCCTGCTGACGACGATCGTGTTGTGCGCTGCATCGTAGTGACCAAGCAGACGGCGCGCATGATGGCCGCTCCACGTCAAAACGGGTTGACCCAGCAGACCATGGAAGAACTGGTGGTTCAACTTGTCGAAGACTTCTTCCAGGTCGTAGAAGTGTCCCTTGGGGGGTAGAAGTCGCTTCCGTCCCCGCTGCTGGCGAATCTGCTCCGATTGCTTGCTGACCGTCTCCGACGAAACGTAGCGGCGATAGCGGTCGTTGTGCGCTCGAGAGATGGGCTTCTTGTAAAGTTTGGCAATCAGAATATGCGCGATCGCATGGTGCATATTCTCAGGGGCTGTCTCAAGAAGATCGGATAACCGCACCTGCAATTTACCTTCGCGCAGACGGATCGTGGTGTTGAGCGAGGTAAATCGACGAAAGCGAATATCAAATTCAGGCATGGGGGCGCGAGGACGAAGCTCGCGATATTCCATCTGAAAGATCTTC
This genomic stretch from Terriglobus saanensis SP1PR4 harbors:
- a CDS encoding M48 family metallopeptidase, with the translated sequence MEYRELRPRAPMPEFDIRFRRFTSLNTTIRLREGKLQVRLSDLLETAPENMHHAIAHILIAKLYKKPISRAHNDRYRRYVSSETVSKQSEQIRQQRGRKRLLPPKGHFYDLEEVFDKLNHQFFHGLLGQPVLTWSGHHARRLLGHYDAAHNTIVVSRVFDRVDVPRYAIEYLLYHEMLHLKHPVKVKNGRRCVHPREFQAEERLFPQLAEAKAFLKHL